TCGCCGCGGGCGAGCAGTCCACGGTGGAACTCGTCCCAGTCGGCGATGTCGGCCGCATGGTAGCGGTGCACGCCCGTACCGGCCTGACCGACCGGCTCCTTGGTCACGATCGTGCCCTGTCGCACCGTGAACTCGCGGACGGCGTCCGCGTTGCCCGGCTCCACGACCATCCACTCGCGGCACAGGAAGTCGCTGAACACGCGGTCGAACTCGACCTTGTCCTGGAACAGGTGGCGGAAGTCGGGGTGGTCGTACTTCTGCGACAGCTCGTTCGAGACCGGATGCGTCATGTAGGTGGCTCGTTCGGCGCGGTTCAGGATCGCGAAGTCGTAGTCGACGTAGTCCTGGAATCCGACCTGACGAAACCCCGCGGACCACAGCATGTCGGCCACGATCACCGGCGTGGAGCGCCCGTGCTGTGCCGCCGTCTCCTTCGCACGCTCGAGCACGGAGCCGACGTTGATGCGTCGCGCCCGGTCGGCGAGATAGTGCAGACGAGGGGCGAGGCCGAGGCCGCGAGAAGGCATGAACGCTCCGGGATGGGGGATGAAGGACCCCGGATAGTCTAGATGGCGTGACCTCCGGCATCCCTCGACGCACCGCGTCCGGGCCGCCCATCCCGCGCACAGCGCCGATCGCGCGCATCGACCTCGCCGCCCTCCGCCTGAACCTGCGCGCCGTGCTCTCCACCGGCGCGACCGGGATCATCGACGTCCGAGCGGATGCCTGGGGCCACGGCATCGCGCGGGTGGCTCCACTCGCACTGGATGCCGGCGCGACGGCGCTCCTGGTCGATGAGGGCGGCGGCGCGGCGCTCGAACGCTCGGTCCCCGCGTCATCGCTCGTGCAGGCCGGCACTGCCGACGCGCCGGACGCCGTGTACGGCATCTCCACGGGCTTCACGCCGGTGATGAGCCTTCGCGGCCGCGTGCTGAGCATCAAGCCGCTGCTGGCGGGGGAGGGCGTCTCCTACGGGTACACGCACCGCGCGGCGCACGACACCGATGTCGCACTGGTGACCGGCGGCTATGCGCAGGGGGTCCTCCGTTCGCTCGGGAACAGTGCGAGCGTGTCGATCGGTGGGCGCCGGCATCCGATCGTCGGACGCGTCGCGATGGACGTGTGCGTCGTGGATGTCGGATCCGCACCCCGCGCCGCCGCGGTCGTCGCGGGTGAGGCGGCGGTGTTCTTCGGCGGCGGCGATGACGAACCGCGGGTGACCGAGTGGGCCCGCGCCAGCGGGCTGACACCGGCTGAACTGGTGACCGCGGTCGGGCAGCGCGCAGAACGGGAGTACGTGTCGTGACCGGTCTTCGGCTCGAGGTCGACCTGGGCGTCCTGGCGGCGAACATCGCCGCGGTGCGCGCGCGGGTGGCGCCCGCCGAGATGATGCTCATCGTCAAGGACGACGCCTACGGGCACGGCCTCGAAGCCGTCGTCTCCCGCGCCTCGGCCGAGGGCGTCCGATGGTTCGGCGCCTTCGACGTGCACGACGCGCTGGTCACCAGAGGTGTCGTCGGGGAGGGCGCCCGCATCTTCTCATGGCTCACCGTCGGACGCGAGGAGATCGCGGCCGCCCTGGACGCGCACGTGGATCTGGGTGTCGGCGACGCAGGCTTCCTGGAGGACATCGCGTCGGTCGCGCGGACGGTCGGCGCGGTCGCGCGTGTACACCTCAAGATCGACACGGGACTGCATCGCAACGGCATCCGGCCCGAGCAGTGGCCGTCGGTCCTCGAACGATCCGTCGAACTGCAGGCCGAGGGTGCCATCCGCGTCGTCGGAGTGTGGAGCCACATCGCGGAGGCCAGTGACGAGACCGACGACGAGGCCCGTGCGGTCTTCGAGGAGGCGGTCTCAGCCGCCGAGAGGGCCGGATTCGCGATCGAGGTCAGACATCTCGCCGCCAGCGCCGCGTCGTTCGCCAGAGCCCAGTTCCGCTATGACCTGGTTCGCGTCGGAGCGTTCTGCTATGGCGTGCGCTCAGCGCACGGCGAGTCGGAGACCGCCCTCGGCGTTCGTCCGGTCGGCTCGCTGATCGCGCCCGTGACCCGGGTCGACGATGCCCGCGCGGTGATCGGCGTCGGGTCGCTGCACGGCCTCCCGTCCTCGCTCGCGCGCCGCGCGAGCCTGCGCCACGCGACGGACGCGCTGCCGATCGATCGGATCGACGAGGCGCACTCGACGGTGACGGCGTGGGCGGGCAGCGCGGCGGGTGAGGAGATCGTCGTCTTCGGAGCCGGAGGGCGCTCGGCGACCGACC
This portion of the Microbacterium pygmaeum genome encodes:
- a CDS encoding alanine racemase, which translates into the protein MTGLRLEVDLGVLAANIAAVRARVAPAEMMLIVKDDAYGHGLEAVVSRASAEGVRWFGAFDVHDALVTRGVVGEGARIFSWLTVGREEIAAALDAHVDLGVGDAGFLEDIASVARTVGAVARVHLKIDTGLHRNGIRPEQWPSVLERSVELQAEGAIRVVGVWSHIAEASDETDDEARAVFEEAVSAAERAGFAIEVRHLAASAASFARAQFRYDLVRVGAFCYGVRSAHGESETALGVRPVGSLIAPVTRVDDARAVIGVGSLHGLPSSLARRASLRHATDALPIDRIDEAHSTVTAWAGSAAGEEIVVFGAGGRSATDLAEAIGTVGEEILVRVSPLIPRTYLGG
- a CDS encoding alanine racemase C-terminal domain-containing protein, with the translated sequence MTSGIPRRTASGPPIPRTAPIARIDLAALRLNLRAVLSTGATGIIDVRADAWGHGIARVAPLALDAGATALLVDEGGGAALERSVPASSLVQAGTADAPDAVYGISTGFTPVMSLRGRVLSIKPLLAGEGVSYGYTHRAAHDTDVALVTGGYAQGVLRSLGNSASVSIGGRRHPIVGRVAMDVCVVDVGSAPRAAAVVAGEAAVFFGGGDDEPRVTEWARASGLTPAELVTAVGQRAEREYVS
- a CDS encoding sugar-transfer associated ATP-grasp domain-containing protein, whose product is MPSRGLGLAPRLHYLADRARRINVGSVLERAKETAAQHGRSTPVIVADMLWSAGFRQVGFQDYVDYDFAILNRAERATYMTHPVSNELSQKYDHPDFRHLFQDKVEFDRVFSDFLCREWMVVEPGNADAVREFTVRQGTIVTKEPVGQAGTGVHRYHAADIADWDEFHRGLLARGELLIEEVIVQHEDLAAVCPGTVNTTRVTAFFDGEKTHILAIAQKFGRGAVSDQMTFGGFYTMLDDDGHAVGPGYDSHSHVHVRHPDSGFVIADFQLPMIDQVKEFVDRVARVVPQVQYVGWDIVVTPDGPVLVEGNWGAGVYENKPSVTGVRTGHKPRYRAAIGF